A section of the Oncorhynchus tshawytscha isolate Ot180627B linkage group LG09, Otsh_v2.0, whole genome shotgun sequence genome encodes:
- the LOC112259020 gene encoding DDB1- and CUL4-associated factor 7 isoform X2, translated as MSLHGKRKEIYKYEAPWTVYAMNWSVRPDKRFRLALGSFVEEYNNKVQIVGLEEESSEFICRNTFDHPYPTTKIMWIPDSKGVYPDLLATSGDYLRIWRVSETETRLECLLNNNKNSDFCAPLTSFDWNEVDPNLLGTSSIDTTCTIWGLETGQVLGRVNLVSGHVKTQLIAHDKEVYDIAFSRAGGGRDMFASVGADGSVRMFDLRHLEHSTIIYEDPQHHPLLRLCWNKQDPNYLATMAMDGMEVVILDVRVPCTPVARLNNHRACVNGIAWAPHSSCHICTAA; from the exons ATGTCGCTCCACGGTAAACGAAAAGAGATCTACAAATACGAAGCGCCATGGACGGTGTATGCAATGAACTGGAGCGTTCGTCCCGACAAACGCTTTCGCCTGGCCCTTGGAAGTTTCGTTGAAGAATATAACAATAAG GTGCAGATTGTGGGTCTGGAGGAGGAGAGTTCAGAGTTCATCTGCAGGAACACCTTTGACCACCCCTACCCCACCACCAAGATCATGTGGATCCCAGACAGCAAGGGTGTTTACCCAGACCTGCTTGCCACTAGTGGGGACTATCTGCGCATCTGGAGG GTCAGTGAAACAGAGACACGTTTGGAATGCTTGCTGAATAACAACAAGAACTCTGACTTCTGTGCCCCACTCACCTCGTTTGACTGGAATGAAGTGGATCCTAATCTACTGG GCACCTCCAGCATTGACACCACCTGTACTATCTGGGGGTTGGAGACTGGCCAAGTGCTGGGCAGAGTCAACCTCGTATCCGGCCACGTCAAGACCCAGCTCATTGCTCATGACAAAGAG GTGTATGACATCGCGTTCAGCCGTGCAGGCGGTGGTCGGGACATGTTTGCGTCGGTCGGAGCAGACGGCTCAGTACGCATGTTTGACCTGCGGCACCTAGAACACAGCACCATCATCTATGAAGATCCCCAGCACCACCCCCTACTGCGCCTCTGCTGGAACAAACAGGACCCTAACTACCTGGCCACCATGGCTATGGACGGCATGGAG GTTGTGATTCTGGATGTGCGTGTTCCCTGCACGCCAGTGGCCCGCCTCAACAACCACCGGGCCTGTGTCAACGGCATCGCCTGGGCTCCCCACTCCTCCTGTCACATCTGCACTGCAG CGTAA
- the LOC112259020 gene encoding DDB1- and CUL4-associated factor 7 isoform X1 has protein sequence MSLHGKRKEIYKYEAPWTVYAMNWSVRPDKRFRLALGSFVEEYNNKVQIVGLEEESSEFICRNTFDHPYPTTKIMWIPDSKGVYPDLLATSGDYLRIWRVSETETRLECLLNNNKNSDFCAPLTSFDWNEVDPNLLGTSSIDTTCTIWGLETGQVLGRVNLVSGHVKTQLIAHDKEVYDIAFSRAGGGRDMFASVGADGSVRMFDLRHLEHSTIIYEDPQHHPLLRLCWNKQDPNYLATMAMDGMEVVILDVRVPCTPVARLNNHRACVNGIAWAPHSSCHICTAADDHQALIWDIQQMPRAIEDPILAYTAEGEINNVQWASTQPDWIAIGYNNCLEILRV, from the exons ATGTCGCTCCACGGTAAACGAAAAGAGATCTACAAATACGAAGCGCCATGGACGGTGTATGCAATGAACTGGAGCGTTCGTCCCGACAAACGCTTTCGCCTGGCCCTTGGAAGTTTCGTTGAAGAATATAACAATAAG GTGCAGATTGTGGGTCTGGAGGAGGAGAGTTCAGAGTTCATCTGCAGGAACACCTTTGACCACCCCTACCCCACCACCAAGATCATGTGGATCCCAGACAGCAAGGGTGTTTACCCAGACCTGCTTGCCACTAGTGGGGACTATCTGCGCATCTGGAGG GTCAGTGAAACAGAGACACGTTTGGAATGCTTGCTGAATAACAACAAGAACTCTGACTTCTGTGCCCCACTCACCTCGTTTGACTGGAATGAAGTGGATCCTAATCTACTGG GCACCTCCAGCATTGACACCACCTGTACTATCTGGGGGTTGGAGACTGGCCAAGTGCTGGGCAGAGTCAACCTCGTATCCGGCCACGTCAAGACCCAGCTCATTGCTCATGACAAAGAG GTGTATGACATCGCGTTCAGCCGTGCAGGCGGTGGTCGGGACATGTTTGCGTCGGTCGGAGCAGACGGCTCAGTACGCATGTTTGACCTGCGGCACCTAGAACACAGCACCATCATCTATGAAGATCCCCAGCACCACCCCCTACTGCGCCTCTGCTGGAACAAACAGGACCCTAACTACCTGGCCACCATGGCTATGGACGGCATGGAG GTTGTGATTCTGGATGTGCGTGTTCCCTGCACGCCAGTGGCCCGCCTCAACAACCACCGGGCCTGTGTCAACGGCATCGCCTGGGCTCCCCACTCCTCCTGTCACATCTGCACTGCAG CCGACGACCACCAGGCGCTGATATGGGACATCCAGCAGATGCCCAGGGCCATCGAGGACCCTATTCTGGCCTACACAGCCGAGGGGGAGATCAACAACGTCCAGTGGGCCTCCACGCAGCCTGACTGGATCGCCATCGGCTACAACAACTGCCTAGAGATCCTGCGGGTCTAA
- the LOC112259010 gene encoding PAT complex subunit CCDC47, with protein sequence MRSVYLLLPALLLLLALPVSRGRYNDDFDDGEDLADFADDNDFAEFEDVSEDIAAEPETAPPPRAAPPTQPDEDDEDEATVELEEDGQEDGFEDSDTQDQDMYSKYDPDEFDGMEKPSQSLKDPLIIHTVPAHLQNSWESYYMEILMVTGLLAYIMNYIIGKNKNSRLATAWFNSHRELLESNFALVGDDGTSKDAVSTGKLNQENEHIYNLWCSGRVCCEGMLIQLKFVKRQDLLNVLARMMRPVCDQVQIKVTLNDEDMDTFVFAVGTKKAMARMQKEMQDLSEFCSDKPKSGAKYGLPEILAILTEMGEVTDGVMDSKMVHYITNHADKIESIHFSDQFSGTKVVQEDGQPLKLPETKKTLLFTFNVPGMGNTSPKDMDTLLPLMNMVIYSIDKVKKLRLNREGKQKADKNRARVEENFLKQTHNQRQEAAQTRREEKKRAEKERIMSEEDPERQRRLEEAAQRRDQKKIEKKQMKMKQIKVKAM encoded by the exons ATGAGGAGTGTGTACCTCTTGCTGCCCGCACTGCTACTTCTCCTGGCACTGCCCGTCTCCAGGGGACGCTACAACGATGACTTTGACGACGGGGAAGACCTGGCAGACTTTGCAGACGACAATGACTTTGCTGAGTTTGAGGATGTGAGCGAGGACATTGCGGCCGAGCCAGAGACGGCCCCTCCACCCCGTGCGGCCCCCCCTACTCAGCCTGATGAGGACGATGAGGATGAGGCCACAGTGGAGCTGGAGGAAGACGGACAGGAGGACGGCTTTGAGGATTCCGATACACAG GATCAAGACATGTACAGTAAGTACGATCCAGACGAGTTTGATGGCATGGAGAAGCCCAGCCAGTCCCTTAAAGACCCTCTGATCATCCACACA GTGCCGGCCCACCTTCAGAACAGCTGGGAGAGCTACTACATGGAAATTCTAATGGTGACGGGCCTGCTGGCCTATATCATGAACTACATCATCGGCAAGAACAAGAACAGCCGTCTGGCCACAGCCTGGTTCAACTCCCACCGAGAGCTCCTGGAGAGCAACTTTGCCTTGGTGGGTGACGATGGCACCAGTAAGGATGCAGTGAGCACCGGGAAGCTGAACCAGGAGAATGAGCACATCTACAACCTGTGGTGCTCAGGTCGAGTGTGTTGTGAGGGCATGCTCATCCAGCTTAAG TTTGTGAAGAGGCAGGACCTGCTGAATGTACTGGCCAGGATGATGAGGCCAGTCTGTGATCAAGTG CAAATCAAAGTTACTCTGAATGATGAGGACATGGATACGTTTGTGTTTGCTGTGGGCACCAAAAAGGCCATGGCCCGGATGCAAAAAGAGATGCAGGACTTG agtGAGTTCTGCAGTGACAAGCCCAAGTCAGGGGCAAAGTACGGCCTTCCTGAGATCCTAGCCATCCTGACAGAGATGGGTGAGGTCACGGATGGTGTGATGGACAGCAAG ATGGTTCATTATATCACCAACCATGCTGACAAGATCGAGTCCATCCATTTCTCTGACCAATTTTCTGGTACAAAAGTTGTGCAAGA AGATGGACAGCCCTTAAAACTGCCTGAGACCAAGAAGACGCTGCTGTTTACATTTAATG TGCCTGGCATGGGGAACACATCTCCCAAAGACATGGACACTCTGCTACCCCTGATGAACATGGTCATCTACAGCATCGACAAGGTCAAGAAGCTCCGCCTCAACAGAGAG GGAAAACAGAAGGCGGATAAGAACCGTGCCCGTGTGGAGGAGAACTTCCTGAAGCAGACCCACAATCAGCGCCAGGAGGCTGCTCAGACCCgacgggaggagaagaagagggctGAGAAGGAGAGGATCATGAGCGAGGAGGATCCTGAGAGACAGCGCCGCCTGGAG GAGGCTGCTCAGCGTCGTGATCAGAAGAAGATTGAGAAGAAGCAGATGAAGATGAAGCAGATCAAAGTCAAAGCCATGTGA